A window of Thermus antranikianii DSM 12462 contains these coding sequences:
- the purD gene encoding phosphoribosylamine--glycine ligase gives MKVLVVGSGGREHALLWKAAQSPLVDRLYAAPGNAGMAALAELVPWNGDVEALADWALAEGIDLTLVGPEAPLVEGIADAFQKRGLLIFGPTQKAAMIEGSKAFAKRLMERYGIPTARYRVFQDALLALEYVESVGVPIVIKDSGLAAGKGVTVAFDLHTAKQAILNLLSGPEGGEVVVEEYLEGDEATVLALTDGETILPLLPSQDHKRLLDGDQGPMTGGMGAVAPYPMEAATLKRVEEEILKPLIQGLRAEGVVYRGVVYAGLMLTQEGPKVLEFNARFGDPEAQALLPLLRNDLVDLALRVVEGRLKGTELAWREEASACVVLAAPGYPESPRKGIPLHVPEPPEGVLVFHAGTRWEGNSLVSAGGRVLNVVGLGKTLEEALSRAYGFIPQVGFPGAQYRKDIGRRALRLR, from the coding sequence ATGAAGGTGCTGGTGGTGGGTTCCGGGGGGCGGGAGCACGCCCTCCTTTGGAAGGCGGCGCAAAGCCCCCTGGTGGATCGGCTCTACGCTGCTCCCGGCAATGCCGGGATGGCGGCTTTGGCGGAGTTGGTTCCCTGGAATGGAGACGTGGAGGCCCTGGCGGACTGGGCTTTGGCCGAGGGGATAGACCTCACCCTGGTGGGTCCTGAAGCCCCCTTGGTGGAGGGCATCGCCGATGCCTTCCAGAAGCGGGGCCTTTTGATTTTTGGCCCCACCCAGAAGGCCGCCATGATCGAGGGTTCCAAGGCCTTCGCCAAGAGGCTTATGGAGCGCTACGGCATTCCCACGGCCCGGTACCGCGTGTTCCAGGATGCCCTCCTGGCCCTGGAGTACGTGGAGAGCGTGGGTGTACCCATCGTCATCAAGGACTCCGGCCTGGCGGCGGGCAAGGGGGTGACCGTGGCCTTTGACCTGCACACCGCCAAGCAGGCTATCCTCAACCTTCTCTCCGGCCCTGAGGGGGGGGAGGTGGTGGTGGAGGAATACCTGGAGGGGGATGAGGCCACGGTGCTGGCCTTGACCGATGGCGAAACCATCCTGCCCCTCCTGCCCTCCCAGGACCATAAGCGCCTGCTGGACGGGGACCAGGGGCCCATGACCGGGGGCATGGGGGCGGTGGCCCCTTACCCCATGGAGGCCGCTACCCTCAAGCGGGTGGAGGAGGAGATCCTGAAACCCTTGATCCAGGGCCTGAGGGCGGAAGGAGTGGTCTATCGGGGGGTAGTCTATGCCGGCTTGATGCTCACCCAGGAAGGCCCCAAGGTGCTGGAGTTCAACGCCCGTTTTGGCGACCCCGAGGCCCAGGCCCTTTTGCCCCTTTTGCGGAATGACCTGGTGGACTTGGCCCTGAGGGTGGTGGAGGGTCGGCTTAAGGGAACGGAACTGGCCTGGCGGGAGGAGGCTTCCGCCTGCGTGGTTCTGGCGGCTCCTGGTTACCCGGAAAGCCCGAGGAAGGGGATTCCCCTCCATGTTCCTGAGCCGCCGGAAGGGGTTCTGGTCTTCCACGCCGGGACCCGGTGGGAGGGGAACAGCCTGGTGAGCGCCGGGGGGCGGGTTCTGAACGTGGTGGGGTTAGGGAAAACCCTGGAGGAGGCCCTTTCCCGGGCCTATGGCTTCATTCCCCAGGTGGGCTTCCCTGGGGCCCAGTACCGGAAGGACATAGGCCGCAGGGCCCTCCGCCTGCGTTAG
- a CDS encoding response regulator transcription factor: MPLEFLLKKAGHEVVLARTGEEALEALSRGAFDLMVLDLMLPGMDGFAVLERAKTLSQRPKVLVLTARGREADRAKALALGAEAFMAKPFGIQDFLSQVEELAGGR; encoded by the coding sequence GTGCCTTTGGAGTTCCTCTTGAAGAAGGCCGGGCACGAGGTGGTTCTGGCCCGCACGGGGGAGGAAGCCCTCGAGGCCCTATCCCGAGGAGCCTTTGACCTCATGGTCTTGGACCTCATGCTTCCGGGCATGGATGGCTTCGCCGTTTTGGAGCGGGCCAAGACCCTATCCCAAAGGCCCAAGGTCCTGGTCCTCACCGCCCGAGGGCGGGAGGCGGACCGGGCCAAGGCCTTGGCCCTGGGAGCCGAGGCCTTCATGGCCAAGCCCTTTGGCATCCAGGACTTCCTTTCCCAGGTGGAGGAGCTGGCGGGAGGACGATGA
- a CDS encoding DUF294 nucleotidyltransferase-like domain-containing protein, whose protein sequence is MDPRTVPPLSALPEAEREALLQEAKEEAHPAGTRFLEQGGRPAEALYLVLEGKVALLDGEEKVGVLEAGEFFGFPSLLSGEAPAFSVEAEGPVRLLVFPQATFHRLLAHPEAARFFGQGLAERVRLKAAPDLSLFAPVGRLVRKEPVFIPPSATVAEAARIMRQEGISSLLVAGEPLGILTDRDLRNRVLAEGRPPTTRVAEVQTAPLFALPAETPLYEAVAAMVERGIHHLPLTEGERVVGVVTHTDLLLHQAQSPLLLLRRIERLELERYSLEVAHLVEGLFARGLGGLEIGRVVASLNDALIRRLAKEAEEALGPPPVAYSFMVFGSEGRREQALLTDQDNALVLAEPGHEAYFQALAERVVEGLLRAGIPECKGGYMATRWRLPLGEWVATFRRWMEAPEPQALLDTQIFFDFRSAAGSLSLKPLEEAVLEGSQKGVFRYHLAQASLAFRPPLGLFGRVRTEEGFIDLKRHALAPIVALARLYALMAGSLAKGTVERLKAAAEGGTLSQEGAERLEEAFRFFFALRLKHQLRALERGGEVSNRVLWSSLSPGERRKALEGFRAIAEMQESTASRFQLR, encoded by the coding sequence ATGGACCCAAGAACGGTCCCACCCCTGAGCGCCCTTCCCGAGGCTGAGCGGGAAGCCCTCCTCCAGGAGGCCAAGGAGGAAGCCCACCCCGCGGGCACCCGCTTCCTGGAGCAGGGCGGGAGGCCGGCGGAGGCCCTCTACCTGGTGCTGGAAGGGAAGGTGGCCCTTCTGGACGGGGAGGAAAAGGTGGGGGTTTTGGAGGCCGGGGAGTTCTTCGGCTTCCCCTCCCTCCTTTCGGGGGAGGCCCCTGCCTTCAGCGTGGAGGCGGAGGGGCCGGTGCGGCTTTTGGTCTTCCCGCAGGCCACCTTCCACCGGCTTCTCGCCCACCCGGAGGCGGCCCGCTTTTTCGGGCAGGGGCTGGCGGAGCGGGTGCGGCTGAAGGCGGCCCCCGACCTCTCCCTTTTCGCCCCGGTGGGGCGGCTTGTGCGCAAGGAGCCCGTCTTCATCCCCCCTTCGGCCACGGTGGCGGAGGCGGCCCGCATCATGCGACAGGAGGGCATCTCCAGCCTCCTGGTGGCTGGGGAACCCCTGGGCATCCTCACCGACCGGGACCTGCGCAACCGGGTGCTGGCCGAGGGCCGTCCCCCCACCACAAGGGTGGCGGAGGTGCAGACCGCCCCCCTCTTCGCCCTGCCGGCGGAAACCCCCCTCTACGAGGCAGTGGCGGCCATGGTGGAGCGGGGCATCCACCACCTGCCCCTCACGGAAGGGGAAAGGGTGGTGGGCGTGGTGACCCACACCGACCTCCTCCTGCACCAGGCGCAAAGCCCCCTCCTGCTCCTGCGGCGGATTGAGCGCCTGGAGCTGGAGCGGTACAGCCTCGAGGTGGCCCACCTGGTGGAAGGCCTCTTCGCCCGGGGCCTGGGGGGGCTGGAGATCGGCCGGGTGGTGGCCTCCCTCAACGACGCCCTGATCCGCCGCCTGGCCAAGGAAGCGGAGGAAGCGCTGGGACCCCCTCCCGTGGCCTACAGCTTCATGGTCTTCGGTTCGGAAGGGCGCCGGGAGCAGGCCCTTTTGACCGACCAGGACAACGCCCTGGTCCTGGCCGAACCCGGGCACGAAGCCTACTTCCAGGCTCTGGCGGAGCGGGTAGTGGAGGGGCTTTTGCGGGCGGGGATTCCCGAGTGCAAGGGGGGGTACATGGCCACCCGCTGGCGGCTTCCCCTGGGGGAGTGGGTGGCCACCTTCCGCCGCTGGATGGAGGCCCCCGAGCCCCAGGCCCTCCTGGATACCCAGATCTTTTTCGATTTCCGCTCCGCCGCAGGAAGCCTTTCCCTGAAGCCCTTGGAGGAAGCGGTTCTGGAAGGAAGCCAAAAAGGTGTGTTCCGCTACCACCTGGCCCAGGCCAGCCTGGCCTTCCGCCCCCCCTTGGGCCTTTTCGGCAGGGTGCGTACCGAGGAGGGCTTTATAGACCTGAAGCGCCACGCCCTCGCCCCCATCGTGGCCCTGGCCCGGCTTTACGCCCTCATGGCGGGAAGCCTGGCCAAGGGCACGGTGGAAAGGCTTAAGGCGGCGGCGGAGGGAGGCACCCTAAGCCAAGAGGGAGCGGAACGCCTCGAGGAGGCCTTCCGTTTCTTCTTCGCCCTGCGCCTGAAACACCAGCTACGGGCCCTGGAGCGGGGTGGAGAGGTGAGCAACCGGGTGCTTTGGTCCAGCCTATCCCCAGGGGAACGGCGGAAGGCCCTCGAGGGTTTCCGGGCCATCGCCGAGATGCAGGAAAGCACCGCAAGCCGCTTCCAGCTGCGATGA
- a CDS encoding 3'-5' exonuclease has product MRETLRFLGALLLGLLLVGGTVGLGLFLLLQGEESLKKELLRLAQAKLPVLLFVGFLFTLVLAALLYPVFLGYLAATRALGQEAEILLANPGHRLRLRGPFELRALADLINRLAQEKEALEKEVAARIAEAKSLLEEERRKLSALVGHLPHGVVLANPKGQVLLYNQGARELLGQGLGVGKSLFGLLDRELMVHALGLPEKRFLTQGPEGPLWLQVVPLEGEGGFLVLLEEAREKGGWDAALLHRLKDKLAGLKALAEALDQEARGTPLEPLLKTAKATAEELGQLVASWEAPAQAAEVLAEDLLALLAQALERETGVSPGFSLEGEARNLLVQADTYALARGLAAALRDEEEAFLEGRREGNLLHLTLTLPKPPISPGGAHPDLPPLLKEAVEKSGGSAWWAGSHLHLLLPAREAPRLPAKIGPPPRAEVFDLSLLHAPEELEEAPLEGLLYTAFDLETTGLDPEKDAIIALGAVHILGKKVLRHEVFEALVNPGRPIPKASTEIHGLTWEMLKEKPKLEEVLPGFRLFLEDTVLLAHNGAFDMAFLRRVGIDQPPLVDTLLLSYLLFPDLQDHRLETLAERFGVPVIGRHTALGDALMTAEVFAGMVPLLRAKGYRTLGEVLRACARLPLARLKY; this is encoded by the coding sequence ATGAGGGAAACCTTGCGCTTTTTGGGAGCCCTTCTTCTGGGCCTCCTCCTGGTGGGGGGGACCGTGGGCCTGGGCCTTTTCCTCCTCCTTCAAGGGGAGGAGAGCCTGAAAAAGGAACTTCTCCGCTTGGCTCAGGCGAAGCTACCCGTGCTCCTTTTCGTGGGCTTCCTTTTCACCTTGGTGCTGGCCGCCCTCCTCTACCCGGTCTTCCTGGGCTACCTGGCCGCCACCCGGGCCCTGGGCCAGGAGGCGGAGATCCTCCTGGCCAACCCTGGCCACCGCCTGCGCCTCCGGGGGCCCTTTGAGCTCAGGGCCCTGGCGGACCTCATCAACCGCCTGGCCCAGGAAAAGGAGGCCTTGGAAAAGGAGGTGGCAGCGCGCATCGCCGAGGCCAAATCCCTCCTGGAGGAGGAGAGGAGGAAGCTTTCCGCCCTCGTCGGCCACCTCCCCCACGGGGTGGTGCTGGCCAACCCCAAGGGCCAGGTCCTCCTCTACAACCAGGGGGCCCGGGAGCTTCTGGGGCAGGGCCTAGGGGTGGGCAAAAGCCTCTTCGGCCTCTTGGACCGGGAGCTCATGGTCCACGCCCTGGGCCTGCCGGAGAAGCGGTTTTTAACCCAGGGTCCCGAGGGACCGCTTTGGCTCCAGGTGGTGCCCCTGGAGGGGGAGGGAGGGTTTTTGGTCCTCCTGGAGGAGGCCCGGGAAAAGGGCGGATGGGATGCCGCCCTCCTCCACCGCCTCAAGGACAAGCTGGCGGGGCTCAAGGCCCTGGCGGAAGCCCTGGACCAGGAAGCCAGGGGAACCCCCCTCGAGCCCCTTCTCAAGACCGCCAAGGCCACCGCCGAGGAGCTCGGCCAGCTGGTGGCCTCCTGGGAAGCCCCGGCCCAGGCGGCGGAGGTATTGGCGGAAGACCTTTTAGCCCTCCTGGCCCAGGCCCTGGAGCGGGAGACAGGGGTTTCCCCAGGGTTCTCCCTGGAGGGGGAAGCCAGAAACCTCCTGGTCCAGGCGGACACCTACGCCTTGGCTCGAGGCCTGGCCGCCGCCTTAAGGGACGAGGAGGAAGCCTTCCTGGAGGGGAGGCGGGAGGGCAACCTGCTCCACCTCACCCTCACCCTGCCCAAGCCCCCTATAAGCCCAGGGGGCGCCCACCCCGACCTTCCCCCTCTTCTCAAGGAGGCGGTGGAGAAGTCCGGCGGGAGCGCTTGGTGGGCAGGATCCCACCTTCACCTCCTCCTCCCCGCCCGGGAAGCCCCCCGGCTTCCCGCCAAGATAGGACCTCCCCCCCGGGCCGAGGTCTTCGACCTCTCCCTGCTCCACGCCCCCGAGGAACTGGAAGAGGCTCCCCTGGAGGGCCTCCTGTACACTGCCTTCGATCTGGAAACCACGGGCCTGGATCCGGAAAAGGACGCCATCATCGCCCTAGGGGCGGTCCACATCCTCGGGAAAAAGGTGCTCCGCCACGAGGTCTTCGAGGCCCTGGTCAACCCTGGACGCCCCATTCCCAAGGCCTCCACCGAGATCCACGGCCTCACCTGGGAAATGCTGAAGGAAAAGCCCAAGCTGGAGGAGGTGCTCCCTGGGTTTCGCCTGTTCCTGGAGGACACGGTGCTCCTAGCCCACAACGGGGCCTTTGACATGGCCTTCCTACGGCGGGTGGGGATCGACCAGCCCCCTTTGGTGGATACCCTGCTCCTTTCCTACCTGCTCTTCCCCGACCTCCAGGACCACCGCCTGGAAACCCTGGCGGAACGCTTCGGCGTGCCCGTGATCGGCCGGCACACCGCCTTGGGGGATGCCCTCATGACCGCAGAGGTCTTCGCAGGAATGGTCCCCCTCCTCAGGGCCAAGGGCTACCGCACCCTGGGGGAGGTGCTCAGGGCCTGCGCCAGATTGCCCCTGGCCAGGCTCAAGTACTGA
- the purN gene encoding phosphoribosylglycinamide formyltransferase: MLSPFPLGRPARMAVMASGRGTNLEALLEAFPPQNPWGEVVLVLSDNPEAYALKRASRRGVEAVAIPWRGRKAFEREVLDLLRARDVDLVLLAGFMRLLSPGFVEPWYGRLLNIHPSLLPAYPGLHVHQRVLEAGERETGSTVHFVDQGMDTGPIVLQGRVPVLPGDTPETLERRVLFLEHRLYPRAVRLVLSGLAFPPGEGLKALLGEAWPRFQGLTPREKPLYLRAAALLSAWGLGDLVPAALMGQGGDWGRGAFLAAHLLAEDHPALRRELAELPEEVRLRAEEALRRVESPL, encoded by the coding sequence ATGCTGAGCCCGTTTCCCTTGGGCCGTCCCGCGCGGATGGCGGTTATGGCCTCGGGCCGGGGCACCAACCTGGAGGCCCTCCTGGAGGCTTTTCCCCCCCAAAACCCCTGGGGGGAGGTGGTGCTGGTTCTCTCCGACAACCCGGAGGCCTACGCTTTAAAGCGGGCCTCGAGGCGGGGGGTGGAGGCGGTGGCCATCCCCTGGCGGGGGCGGAAGGCGTTTGAAAGGGAGGTCCTGGACCTTTTGCGGGCCAGGGATGTGGACCTGGTGCTCCTGGCTGGCTTCATGCGCCTCCTCTCCCCGGGTTTTGTGGAGCCCTGGTACGGGCGCCTTTTGAACATCCACCCTTCCCTCCTCCCCGCCTACCCAGGGCTTCACGTGCACCAGAGGGTCTTGGAGGCGGGGGAAAGGGAAACGGGCTCCACGGTGCACTTCGTGGACCAGGGGATGGACACCGGGCCCATCGTCCTCCAGGGGCGGGTGCCCGTCCTGCCCGGGGATACCCCGGAAACCCTGGAGAGGCGGGTGCTTTTCCTGGAGCACCGCCTTTACCCCAGGGCGGTGCGCCTGGTGCTTTCGGGACTGGCCTTCCCTCCCGGGGAGGGCCTGAAGGCCCTTCTTGGGGAGGCTTGGCCCCGCTTCCAGGGGCTCACTCCCAGGGAGAAGCCCCTTTATCTCCGGGCCGCGGCCCTGCTTTCCGCCTGGGGCCTGGGGGACCTGGTGCCGGCCGCCCTTATGGGCCAAGGGGGGGACTGGGGCCGGGGGGCCTTCCTCGCCGCCCACCTCCTGGCGGAGGACCATCCCGCCCTGCGCCGGGAGCTTGCCGAGCTTCCTGAAGAGGTCCGCCTGAGGGCCGAGGAGGCCTTGAGGCGGGTAGAATCTCCCCTATGA
- a CDS encoding MBL fold metallo-hydrolase, whose translation MVKVLDLHFQGAEKVIASFLLQSKEGPVLIETGPESTYARLEAALKQEGVDPKEVRHVFVTHIHLDHAGAAWRFAELGATVYVHPKGAPHLVDPSRLLASAGRIYGAMLKPLWGELKGIPQERVRALEDGEVVDLGGLRVQALEALGHASHHHAYLVDGLLFTGDIAGVRIAPGPVLPPTPPPDIHLESWYASLDRILALRPEVLYLTHFGPYRDVEAHLLALREVLEEWAGWVLHRLKEGLPLEEMTERFEAYWREGLRRARVEEEGVRLYELADPPYMNLQGLVRYWQKHHPEALG comes from the coding sequence ATGGTGAAGGTTCTGGACCTCCACTTCCAGGGAGCGGAGAAGGTCATCGCCAGCTTCCTCCTCCAGTCCAAGGAGGGGCCGGTCCTGATCGAAACGGGGCCGGAAAGCACCTATGCCCGCCTTGAGGCCGCCTTAAAGCAGGAGGGAGTGGACCCAAAGGAGGTCCGCCATGTCTTCGTGACCCACATCCACCTGGACCACGCCGGGGCCGCCTGGCGGTTTGCGGAGCTTGGGGCCACGGTGTACGTGCACCCCAAGGGGGCCCCGCACCTGGTGGATCCCTCGAGGCTTTTGGCCTCCGCTGGACGCATCTACGGGGCGATGCTGAAACCCCTCTGGGGGGAGCTTAAAGGGATTCCCCAGGAGCGGGTGCGGGCCCTGGAGGATGGGGAGGTGGTGGACCTCGGGGGGCTTAGGGTCCAGGCCCTGGAAGCCCTGGGCCACGCTTCCCACCACCATGCCTACCTGGTGGATGGCCTCCTCTTCACCGGGGACATCGCCGGGGTGCGCATCGCCCCTGGGCCGGTTCTACCCCCTACCCCACCCCCCGACATCCACCTGGAAAGCTGGTACGCTTCCCTGGACCGCATCCTGGCCCTCAGGCCCGAGGTCCTCTACCTCACCCACTTCGGTCCTTACCGGGACGTGGAAGCCCACCTCCTGGCTTTGCGGGAGGTTCTGGAGGAGTGGGCGGGCTGGGTTCTGCACCGGCTTAAGGAGGGGCTTCCCCTGGAAGAGATGACCGAGCGCTTTGAGGCCTACTGGCGGGAGGGTCTGAGGCGGGCCAGGGTGGAGGAGGAGGGAGTGCGCCTCTACGAGCTCGCCGATCCCCCCTACATGAACCTCCAGGGTTTGGTGCGTTACTGGCAGAAGCACCACCCGGAGGCCCTGGGATAG
- a CDS encoding ATP-binding protein, whose protein sequence is MNPFLLLLSLFLYLGLLFLVALLGEGRGRFLVQSPWAYTLSLAVYATAWTFMGSVGWASVEGASFLPIYLGPTLVLLLWPFLHEKLLSLARAHRLTSWADFLYLRFGHGFLGPLAAAFLVVGLLPYLALQLKAIAQAFLFLSGEEEPPTDIALPTALLLALFAILFGTRRLDPSERHRGLVLAVAFESFVKLLALLLVGGLVLWQMGNPLPRIQGHPELLPLLLPQEGLTGYLEWASLVVLSGLAFLFLPRQFHVSVVENTDPRHLRLAAWAFPLYLFLINLPILPLALWGRLLLPEGNPDLYVLALPLELGSAPLALLAFLGGVSAATAMVVVESLALSILISNHLLSPLLLRFRALGSLLLWRRISILAVMLLAYLYFRLAGEAYALVAMGLISFVAVAQLAPAGLLGLLWRGATPQGALAGLLGGILVWAYTLFLPALARSGWLPSFFLEGPHPLLRPEGLLGIRGLDPVTHGFLASLTLNLALTLGVSLFTRRKALQEERTGEVEELAALLRRVLGPEAEESFRHQARALPGREAASRPSGGPGSGPRALPGREAAGLAETLLAGSVGPATAKLLLLSVTREAPPEALREEVEEAARESRELRAYAQALEEARKELAEAYERLKALDQAKDELLAAVSHELKTPLTAVRALAEILEANPDLPEEERGRFVSLLVKETARLSRLVEEILAYTRLQAGVPLSRSPTDLRALAEEALALVEPLARERGITMESHLAGVQALTDRDRVLQVLLNLLHNALRHARSRVHLELTLTNREALFRVSDDGPGVPPQARALVFEPFQSFSGGTGLGLFLARRLVESLGGRIWLEEGEGATFAFTLPLEVEHEDPGGGRRGKHPGAFGVPLEEGRARGGSGPHGGGSPRGPIPRSL, encoded by the coding sequence ATGAACCCCTTCCTTCTCCTCCTGAGCCTTTTCCTCTACTTGGGCCTCCTCTTCCTGGTGGCCCTCCTGGGGGAAGGGCGGGGACGCTTTTTGGTCCAAAGCCCCTGGGCGTACACCCTCTCCCTGGCGGTCTACGCCACCGCCTGGACCTTTATGGGAAGCGTGGGCTGGGCGTCCGTGGAAGGAGCCAGCTTCCTCCCCATCTACCTAGGGCCTACCCTGGTCCTCCTCCTCTGGCCGTTTCTTCACGAAAAACTGCTCTCCCTGGCCCGCGCCCACCGCCTCACCTCCTGGGCTGACTTCCTCTACCTGCGCTTCGGCCATGGCTTCCTGGGCCCCCTGGCCGCCGCCTTTCTGGTGGTGGGCCTGCTTCCCTACCTGGCCCTGCAGCTCAAGGCCATCGCCCAAGCCTTTCTCTTCCTCAGCGGCGAGGAGGAGCCCCCCACGGACATCGCCCTCCCCACCGCCCTGCTCCTGGCCCTCTTCGCCATCCTCTTCGGAACTCGCCGCCTGGATCCCTCGGAACGACACCGGGGCCTGGTATTGGCGGTGGCCTTTGAGTCCTTTGTGAAGCTCCTAGCCCTCCTCCTCGTGGGGGGGCTGGTGCTTTGGCAGATGGGGAATCCCCTTCCCAGGATCCAAGGCCATCCCGAGCTCCTCCCCCTCCTCCTCCCCCAGGAGGGCCTTACCGGTTACCTGGAGTGGGCGAGCCTGGTGGTCCTTTCTGGCCTCGCCTTTCTCTTCCTGCCCCGGCAGTTCCACGTGAGCGTGGTGGAAAACACCGACCCTCGGCACCTCCGCCTGGCAGCCTGGGCCTTCCCCCTGTACCTTTTCCTCATCAACCTGCCCATCCTTCCCCTGGCCCTTTGGGGCCGGCTTCTCCTGCCTGAAGGGAACCCGGACCTCTACGTGCTGGCCCTGCCCCTGGAGCTTGGGAGCGCTCCTTTGGCCCTTCTGGCCTTCCTGGGCGGGGTCTCAGCGGCCACGGCCATGGTGGTGGTGGAAAGCCTGGCCCTTTCCATCCTCATTTCCAACCACCTCCTCTCCCCCCTCCTCCTCCGCTTCCGTGCCCTGGGAAGCCTCCTCCTTTGGCGAAGGATCTCCATCCTGGCGGTGATGCTCCTGGCCTACCTCTACTTCCGCCTGGCGGGAGAGGCCTACGCCCTGGTGGCCATGGGCCTCATCTCCTTTGTGGCCGTGGCCCAGCTGGCCCCGGCGGGCCTTCTCGGGCTCCTCTGGAGGGGAGCCACCCCCCAAGGGGCCCTGGCGGGCCTCTTGGGAGGGATCCTCGTCTGGGCTTATACCCTCTTCCTTCCCGCCCTGGCCCGCTCGGGCTGGCTCCCCTCCTTCTTTCTGGAAGGCCCCCATCCCCTCTTAAGGCCGGAAGGGCTTTTGGGAATCCGGGGCCTGGATCCCGTGACCCACGGGTTTTTGGCGAGCCTCACCCTGAACCTGGCCCTGACCCTCGGGGTTTCCCTCTTCACCCGCCGGAAGGCCTTGCAGGAGGAGCGCACCGGGGAGGTGGAGGAGCTCGCCGCCCTCCTCAGGCGGGTCTTGGGGCCGGAGGCGGAGGAAAGCTTCCGCCATCAGGCCCGGGCCCTCCCGGGCCGGGAAGCAGCGAGTAGGCCATCTGGGGGACCGGGGTCAGGCCCCCGGGCCCTCCCGGGCCGGGAAGCAGCGGGACTTGCGGAAACCCTGCTGGCGGGGTCCGTGGGGCCCGCCACCGCCAAGCTCCTCCTCCTCTCCGTCACCCGGGAGGCCCCCCCGGAAGCCCTGCGGGAGGAGGTGGAGGAAGCAGCCCGGGAATCCCGGGAGCTTCGGGCCTACGCCCAGGCCCTCGAGGAGGCCAGGAAGGAGCTCGCCGAGGCTTACGAGCGCCTGAAGGCCCTGGACCAGGCCAAGGACGAGCTTCTGGCTGCGGTTTCCCACGAGCTCAAAACCCCCCTCACCGCCGTACGGGCCCTGGCGGAGATCCTCGAGGCCAACCCCGACCTTCCCGAGGAGGAGCGTGGGCGCTTCGTGTCCCTTCTGGTCAAGGAAACCGCCAGGCTCTCCCGCCTGGTGGAGGAGATCCTGGCCTACACCCGGCTCCAGGCAGGGGTGCCCCTCTCCCGCAGCCCCACGGACCTTCGGGCCCTAGCCGAGGAAGCCCTGGCCCTGGTGGAACCCTTAGCCCGGGAAAGGGGGATTACAATGGAGTCCCATCTGGCGGGGGTCCAAGCCCTCACGGACCGGGACCGGGTCCTCCAGGTGCTTTTGAACCTCCTCCACAACGCCCTGCGCCACGCCCGAAGCCGGGTACACCTGGAGCTTACCCTCACCAACCGCGAGGCCCTCTTCCGGGTCTCCGACGACGGTCCAGGAGTGCCTCCCCAGGCCAGGGCCTTGGTATTCGAACCCTTCCAGAGCTTCTCCGGAGGCACGGGCCTTGGCCTTTTCCTGGCGCGGAGGCTGGTGGAAAGCCTGGGGGGACGGATCTGGTTGGAGGAGGGGGAGGGCGCTACCTTCGCCTTCACCCTTCCCCTGGAGGTGGAGCATGAGGATCCTGGTGGTGGACGACGAGGAAAGCATCCTGGTGCCTTTGGAGTTCCTCTTGAAGAAGGCCGGGCACGAGGTGGTTCTGGCCCGCACGGGGGAGGAAGCCCTCGAGGCCCTATCCCGAGGAGCCTTTGA